Proteins from a genomic interval of Acinetobacter sp. SAAs474:
- a CDS encoding C39 family peptidase, with translation MKLFSFLFILTSSIAYASPIYFNQYHDTIKVKSWKKIRDQNIIKQDLDFSCGAASIATLLNGYYNQKITEQEVLKIMDKGDLMASFDDMQRALDQLGFHAKGYAISLEILQTLKLPVIAYIKHRKNDHFTVISGINKNFIRISDPALGQKILSYSQFTKMWQTRTDEHLRGKILVIFPKDPINNSIFFSNDIKQPTAQAIKFLISQR, from the coding sequence ATGAAATTATTTAGTTTTTTATTTATATTAACGTCTTCAATAGCTTATGCCTCTCCAATCTACTTTAATCAATATCACGATACAATTAAAGTAAAATCATGGAAAAAAATTCGTGATCAAAATATTATTAAACAAGACCTTGATTTTTCTTGTGGTGCAGCATCTATTGCAACATTGCTTAATGGATATTACAACCAAAAGATCACTGAGCAAGAAGTCCTAAAAATCATGGATAAGGGTGACCTTATGGCATCTTTTGATGATATGCAAAGGGCATTAGATCAATTAGGTTTTCATGCAAAAGGCTATGCTATTTCTTTAGAGATATTACAGACATTAAAACTTCCAGTGATCGCTTATATTAAGCATCGAAAAAATGACCATTTCACTGTTATCTCAGGAATTAATAAGAATTTTATAAGAATATCCGATCCAGCATTAGGTCAAAAAATCTTAAGCTATTCACAATTTACAAAAATGTGGCAAACTCGTACTGATGAGCACTTAAGGGGAAAAATTTTGGTAATTTTTCCTAAAGATCCAATAAATAATTCAATATTCTTTAGCAACGATATCAAGCAACCAACTGCTCAAGCCATTAAATTCTTAATATCTCAACGTTAA
- a CDS encoding TetR/AcrR family transcriptional regulator, with protein sequence MEIQKTRSNSKKQIITAAFENFVVHGYEGASLSLIADMVGIRKASIYTHFSSKEALFLELLQQAIIIECDYIRTCFAEAGDEKLPGEAYCYALKKQYSHSVSLRFLIRMAYAPPADLIVAITDGYFRYIQVLLQQIQSALRLIDLNEDEVTLYSDAYLGIIDSLTVELLYDQSFYERRLKALLFLYQNTLQQSLLKQN encoded by the coding sequence ATGGAAATTCAAAAAACACGTTCTAATTCAAAAAAACAGATTATTACAGCAGCATTTGAAAATTTTGTGGTACATGGTTATGAAGGTGCTTCACTTAGTTTAATCGCAGATATGGTTGGAATTCGTAAAGCTTCTATATATACCCATTTTTCCAGTAAAGAAGCTTTGTTTTTGGAGCTTTTGCAGCAAGCGATCATCATTGAATGTGATTATATCCGAACATGTTTTGCTGAAGCAGGTGACGAAAAGCTTCCAGGAGAAGCTTATTGTTATGCACTTAAGAAGCAATATAGTCATAGTGTGAGTTTACGCTTTCTTATTCGTATGGCTTATGCACCTCCTGCAGATTTAATTGTAGCCATTACTGATGGTTATTTCAGATATATTCAAGTTCTGCTACAACAAATTCAATCTGCTCTCCGATTAATTGATTTAAATGAAGATGAAGTTACATTATATAGCGATGCTTATTTAGGCATTATTGATAGTCTTACTGTCGAATTACTTTACGATCAGTCATTCTATGAGCGTAGATTAAAAGCGTTATTATTTCTTTATCAAAATACGTTACAACAATCTTTATTAAAGCAGAACTGA
- a CDS encoding multidrug effflux MFS transporter codes for MHSSIPLKIIVSLAMIVALGPAAIDMYLASMPEMAKDLNTTYASTQLTLTVFLIFMGLGQLFFGPISDAIGRKYPLLIGLVLYIGAAFWAASTMSIEALIFARVLQGLGAAMAIVVVMSMVRDLVDDIAATQLYALLNTIVALGPIVAPALGGFIGAHFGWRGVMLSLCAVASIVLLNTLFNIKESLVAKNRIQLNLKNILQTYLGILKHKIFLCNLLALSAVYFFLFAYIGGSSYVYQNDFGLSLEQFGLVFGLTSISLVAGASSSALMIKKVSAPFLAMMGALLMMLGSVMCIMTYVFDIGIVGIIIGIALGLFGLGILEAILMALAMNSQHQALGSSAALLGAFPMLISSMATPIAGQLVEMNTLYWLFFLAMIGPVILALVFVGTRQTSAHSH; via the coding sequence ATGCATTCCTCTATTCCATTGAAAATCATTGTTTCTTTGGCCATGATTGTTGCTTTGGGTCCTGCTGCAATTGATATGTACTTAGCTTCTATGCCTGAAATGGCGAAAGACCTTAATACAACATATGCTTCGACTCAATTAACCTTAACTGTATTTTTAATTTTTATGGGTTTAGGCCAATTATTTTTTGGCCCAATTTCAGATGCAATCGGGCGTAAGTATCCTTTATTAATCGGTTTAGTTCTTTATATTGGAGCAGCCTTTTGGGCAGCAAGTACGATGAGTATTGAAGCATTAATATTTGCGCGTGTCTTGCAAGGATTGGGAGCTGCCATGGCAATTGTGGTGGTGATGAGTATGGTACGTGATCTTGTTGATGACATTGCCGCCACACAACTTTATGCTTTATTAAATACTATTGTTGCACTTGGTCCAATTGTTGCACCAGCATTAGGAGGATTTATTGGTGCCCATTTTGGTTGGCGTGGTGTGATGTTGAGCTTATGTGCTGTAGCAAGTATAGTTTTATTAAATACACTGTTTAATATCAAAGAATCTTTAGTCGCTAAAAATCGTATTCAATTAAATTTAAAAAATATTTTACAAACTTATTTGGGTATTTTAAAACATAAAATATTTCTTTGTAATTTATTGGCATTATCGGCTGTATATTTTTTTCTGTTTGCATATATTGGTGGTTCATCCTATGTTTACCAAAATGATTTTGGACTCAGTCTAGAACAATTTGGTTTAGTGTTTGGTTTAACCAGTATTAGTTTAGTTGCTGGTGCATCATCATCTGCATTGATGATTAAAAAGGTATCTGCACCTTTTTTGGCCATGATGGGTGCATTATTAATGATGCTGGGTAGTGTGATGTGTATCATGACTTATGTTTTTGATATTGGTATCGTTGGTATTATTATTGGAATTGCTTTAGGATTGTTTGGCTTAGGTATTCTTGAAGCAATTTTAATGGCATTAGCAATGAACTCACAACATCAAGCCCTAGGCTCTAGTGCTGCTTTATTGGGTGCTTTCCCGATGCTTATTTCATCAATGGCAACACCGATAGCAGGTCAATTAGTCGAAATGAATACGCTATATTGGTTGTTTTTCTTAGCCATGATTGGGCCAGTAATTTTAGCTTTAGTTTTTGTTGGTACACGTCAAACTTCGGCTCATTCACATTGA